The genomic interval GAGGGTTCGATCATTGGCTGGAAATTCATAATGGCTTATTGCCCTCCCCGCAGATGCGCTGGTGTACAATAATGATGAAAATCAAGCCTCTCGAGCAGTTCATCGGAGAGGATGAAACGATTAGTTATATTGGCATTCGCGCTGATGAAAATCGGGATGGCTATATCTCGACTAAACCCAACATTAAACCCGTTTTTCCGTTCAAAGACCAAGGGTTAGTCAAAGCCGATATTCTTCGACTATTGGAAGAGAGCGGTATTGGACTCCCTGACTATTATCGCTGGCGCAGTCGTTCGGGTTGTTTTTTCTGCTTCTTTCAACGGAAGTATGAGTGGGTCATGCTCGCTCAAGAACATCCCAATCTATTTAACAAAGCAGTTGAATACGAGCAAAACCATCGAGACGGCAGAACCTATACTTGGACTCAAGGAGAAACGTTATCGGAGTTATTGCAGAGAAAAGATGACATTATCAAGCAGCACGAGCAATCTTTAGCTAAAGCGAGGGAGAAAGAACAAACACAAGCGACTAATCAACCCTTAAGTCAGGTTTTAGACTCTGTATTTGAGAACAATAATTTTGCCTTTGCTCGGCATCTAGAATCTGTTCTAGATGAGCAAGATGGCGAATTGCCTTGTTTAGTTTGCCATTCATAACTTGGGAGAAAAGTCCGATGGAAACCATTTCAGTTAATCAAGACTCTACTCAAATCAAGGAATTAGTCGATCGAGCTATTGAATATGAGAAACCTCTTTTATTAGAAAGCTCGGTAGGAAATGCTATTTTGATTAGTCAAAAGAGTTGGAATGCAATTCAAGAAACTCTTTATTTACAATCCATCCCTGGTATGGCTGAATCGATTAAAGAAGGCGGGAAAATGACAATAGAAGATTGTGTTGATGAATTGACAGTAAAGGAAATTTTAAATGGATGAAATAGATGAATGGGAGTTAGTATTTACCAAGCAAGCGGAGAAAGATTCCAAAAAAGTAGCATCTTCTGGTCTGGGAAAACAAGTTACAAAAATTTTGGATCTGATAAAAGAAAATCCTTATGCAACTTATCCTAGTTATGAAAAACTAACTGGAGATTTGCAGGGTTATTATTCTAGAAGAATTAATATACAGCATCGTTTAGTTTATCAAATATTAACAGAAGATAAGATAATTAAAATTATCCGGATGTGGACGCACTATGAGTCATAAACTACAAAACCCGATTAAAGTTCCGTTGTATGAGCAAGATTTTCTGCTCTGGACTGAGCAACAATCTCGCTCTCTTGCCAACCGCGATATGGAGGCGATAGATTGGAAAAATATTCAAGAGGAAATTCTAGCCTTGGGACGCAGCGAACGGCATCAACTCGAAAATCGCTTAGAAGTTTTACTCGAACATCTATTAAAGCGATGTTATGTTGATAGTACTTATGACAATCGCGGATGGGAATTAACCATTAAAGAGCAGCGCAAACAAATTCGCCGCTTATTGCGTAGTTCGCCCAGTCTCAAGACCTATTTTATCAAAATTTTCTCGGAAATATGGGAAGATGCACGATCTGATGTAGAAGACATTTACCCAAAAATCGATTTTCCTGAAGTCTGTCCGTTCTCCGATGATTTAGATGTTTTGCTAACGGACACATTTTGGAATTAATAACTCTATACTCGCAAATTGGAATTTTAATAAGTTAAATATTATGTTTGATATTGCCAAAGCATTTGACAACTCCAGTGAAAGTGTTTCTGATTTTTTTCAAAGACCAGGTGTTGGATTTTATATACCTTTATATCAACGTGATTATAGCTGGTCTAAAGAAAATATAGATCAATTAATGCAAGATATTTGTGACGGAGTCCATTTGTTAGTTAATTCTGATAAGAATGATAATAGTTCAATCTGCTTTTTAGGGACTATAATTCTCTTACTGGAAAAAGATACGATAAATAATATTAAGCCACAAGATTACCGAGCATTACCAGAAAAAATATATAATGTGATTGATGGACAACAAAGGATATCAACCCTTGCATTACTTGCTTGTCGCGTGTACGAAAAATTATTTTATTATCAATCTAAATTTCCTAAAGACTCTACTTATGATGGGCTAAAAGAAGCTGTAAATCGCTATAAATCTATATTGTTGGAGCTTTTTTCTGTCGATCTAAAGCGTGGAATTCCAGAAAAAAAACCAATCATTATTCGAGGACAAGTTGATAGCTGGACATTTGACGGTCTTGATAATAACTACCAATCAGGAATTGCACATTATCTGAGTTTATTTATACGGAAAGTAGTAGAATCCGAAAACAGCAGAAAGTTTCCAATACTACTTCAAAAGTCTCTAGTCCGAATCGATAAGAACTTAAAAGCAAACCTAAGAGCAATTAATTCTTGGTTGAATAAAGTAGAAACCAGCCACCAACAAGATAGTGGAAATGATGATTTCCCAGCCGCATGGTACATTTTAGATAAAATGCCTCAAAAGTATTTATGGAGTTACGATCGGCCAGAGATAGTTGAGATGCTGAACAACTGCCGAGATGGTCGAGATGAAATGACTAAAGCTCAATCCATAGTTTGCTCTACAGTACAACTTTTAGCTTTGAGTTATTATTTACTTGAGCGGTGTTGCTTTACACTGATAAAACCAAAATCAGAAGATTGGGCATTTGACATGTTTCAATCCCTAAATGCAACTGGAACACCTTTAACTGCACTAGAAACATTTAAACCCTTAGTTGTAAACTTTGTCAGCTCAGATGGTACTAAATTTGAAGAGTCAGTGTCGGGTAAACATTTTGCCGCAATCGATCTGTTATTTAGTGATTTGAATAGTGCATCTGCTAAAAATAAGCTAACTAATGACTACTTGAATTTATTGGGATTAACCTATGATGGAGGAAAACAACCCTCTCGACAGTTTAGTTCTCAAAGGAGATGGTTAACTGAAAAATATAAAGAGTGTGTATCTCTAGCTCAAAAGGAAAATTTTACCCATAGAATGGCACATATAGCTACATACTGGAATGATATCGTTAAAGATAAAGATCCTACTAATGCTCGTATCTTTGAGCAGAGAGAATACCAAGAAAAACGAAAAGAAGCTGTTTTTTGTATTCTATACCTTCAAGACGCAAGTCATAAAATGGCTAACACTGTTCTTAGCCGTTTTTACTCACTTTACTTAAGAAATCAACATGATAATAATGCAGCTTTTGATTTCATGGATGCCTGTAAAGTAGTTGCAGCATTTTTTACTCTTTGGCGTTCAGCTCTACCTAATACTGGTTTAGATCAAGAGTATAGAAAATTGCTTCAAGACCAAATATCATGGCAGCAAGGAGATTCTAATTTGTCTGTGCCTTCATTAAAACAATCTTTTAAGAATGTCCTTGAAAACAAACAAATCGCAAAAAAAGAAGATTGGAAAAGAAAAGCGATTGATTATCTTAGATTTGATAATAGTAGTAAAAGTGTTTGTAAATTTGCTCTCACAATCGCGTCAAATGATACCATCCCCGATCCAGACAACATAGGGTTAATGAAAATTGGAAGATCTGGATCGAGTCTACATTACCTAGATGGCGAACAATGGAAATCTAGAGATCTTAAAACGATTGAACATATTGCACCTCAGAATCCTGATAATGACAGTTGGGATCGAGCTTTATACACTAATAATGAAGATTATCAGCAAATTGGTAACTTGACTTTACTACCTACTGATATAAATAGTTCTGCTGGCAACAAAATATGGGTTGAAAAGTGGATATACTATTCTCACTTAGCTGAAACCGATCCACAGAAACTTGATAAATTAAAGAATACTGCTCAGGAAAATGGAGTGAATTTAGATCGTTCTACAATCAAACTTTTGAAAGAAGCATCGTATGCTCACCACATCAAGTCAATTGTGCAAGTTGGGCCGACAGGTACATGGGATAAAGCATTAGTTGAGAGAAGAACTGAACGTATATGCGATATTCTTTGGGAGTGCATGAATCAATGGTTGACAGAATAGCTATGATATGAGCCAAAGTAACGCTAAAACCACCGTTATTTAGTCATGAATTCATACCCAATCTACCTTGATTATCATGCAACGACGCCGGTCGATCGCCGCATTGCCGATCGCATCCTGGAAATCCTGACTGTCACTTTCGGAAACCCCAGCAGTATCGATCATTGCTATGGTGATGAAGCCGCAGCGGCGGTGAAAGCAGCGCGCCAGCAAGTTGCTCGATTAGTCAATGCTGCTCCCAAAGAAATCGTCTTCACCTCTGGAGCTACGGAAAGTATTAATATAGCCATTCAAGGACATTTTCCCCAATGTACGGGTTTGCCTCCCGCTCGTCTGATTGTTTCTCCCGTCGAACACAAAGCTGTTTTAGACACTTGTCAAGCCTTAGAGAAGGATGGACTCGCTGAAATCAAATGGCTCAACGTCGATCGCCAAGCACGGATTGACTTAGAACATCTCGAACACCTCTGTTCTCAAGGTGCGGCTCTGCTCTGTCTCATGGCAGCCAATAACGAAGTCGGTAACATTTATCCCCTAGAAACCATTGGCAAAATTGTCAAAAAACATGCTGTCCCCTGGTTTTGTGATGGTTCTCAAGCGGTTGGTAAAATTCCCATTAACTTCTCTGACTCGGGAATGATTTATCTCGCCATTTCCGGTCATAAACTCTATGCTCCGAAAGGGATTGGTGCATTGCTGATTCGCAAACCCTATTCTCCCTATCCTCTCTTTTATGGTGGAGCGCAAGAGCGAGAACTGCGTCCGGGAACCCTCAATACTCCCGGTATAGTTGGTTTAGGAGAAGCTTGTGCCTTACGCGACAAGGAAA from Roseofilum casamattae BLCC-M143 carries:
- a CDS encoding phosphoadenosine phosphosulfate reductase family protein yields the protein MSHRKVRHILGLSGGKDSTALAVWMRQHHPELEIEYFFCDTHKELPETYDYLDRIEARLGIKIHYLSAKRGFDHWLEIHNGLLPSPQMRWCTIMMKIKPLEQFIGEDETISYIGIRADENRDGYISTKPNIKPVFPFKDQGLVKADILRLLEESGIGLPDYYRWRSRSGCFFCFFQRKYEWVMLAQEHPNLFNKAVEYEQNHRDGRTYTWTQGETLSELLQRKDDIIKQHEQSLAKAREKEQTQATNQPLSQVLDSVFENNNFAFARHLESVLDEQDGELPCLVCHS
- a CDS encoding type II toxin-antitoxin system Phd/YefM family antitoxin, with amino-acid sequence METISVNQDSTQIKELVDRAIEYEKPLLLESSVGNAILISQKSWNAIQETLYLQSIPGMAESIKEGGKMTIEDCVDELTVKEILNG
- a CDS encoding Txe/YoeB family addiction module toxin, with the protein product MDEWELVFTKQAEKDSKKVASSGLGKQVTKILDLIKENPYATYPSYEKLTGDLQGYYSRRINIQHRLVYQILTEDKIIKIIRMWTHYES
- a CDS encoding DUF29 domain-containing protein, giving the protein MSHKLQNPIKVPLYEQDFLLWTEQQSRSLANRDMEAIDWKNIQEEILALGRSERHQLENRLEVLLEHLLKRCYVDSTYDNRGWELTIKEQRKQIRRLLRSSPSLKTYFIKIFSEIWEDARSDVEDIYPKIDFPEVCPFSDDLDVLLTDTFWN
- a CDS encoding DUF262 domain-containing protein; amino-acid sequence: MFDIAKAFDNSSESVSDFFQRPGVGFYIPLYQRDYSWSKENIDQLMQDICDGVHLLVNSDKNDNSSICFLGTIILLLEKDTINNIKPQDYRALPEKIYNVIDGQQRISTLALLACRVYEKLFYYQSKFPKDSTYDGLKEAVNRYKSILLELFSVDLKRGIPEKKPIIIRGQVDSWTFDGLDNNYQSGIAHYLSLFIRKVVESENSRKFPILLQKSLVRIDKNLKANLRAINSWLNKVETSHQQDSGNDDFPAAWYILDKMPQKYLWSYDRPEIVEMLNNCRDGRDEMTKAQSIVCSTVQLLALSYYLLERCCFTLIKPKSEDWAFDMFQSLNATGTPLTALETFKPLVVNFVSSDGTKFEESVSGKHFAAIDLLFSDLNSASAKNKLTNDYLNLLGLTYDGGKQPSRQFSSQRRWLTEKYKECVSLAQKENFTHRMAHIATYWNDIVKDKDPTNARIFEQREYQEKRKEAVFCILYLQDASHKMANTVLSRFYSLYLRNQHDNNAAFDFMDACKVVAAFFTLWRSALPNTGLDQEYRKLLQDQISWQQGDSNLSVPSLKQSFKNVLENKQIAKKEDWKRKAIDYLRFDNSSKSVCKFALTIASNDTIPDPDNIGLMKIGRSGSSLHYLDGEQWKSRDLKTIEHIAPQNPDNDSWDRALYTNNEDYQQIGNLTLLPTDINSSAGNKIWVEKWIYYSHLAETDPQKLDKLKNTAQENGVNLDRSTIKLLKEASYAHHIKSIVQVGPTGTWDKALVERRTERICDILWECMNQWLTE
- a CDS encoding cysteine desulfurase family protein gives rise to the protein MNSYPIYLDYHATTPVDRRIADRILEILTVTFGNPSSIDHCYGDEAAAAVKAARQQVARLVNAAPKEIVFTSGATESINIAIQGHFPQCTGLPPARLIVSPVEHKAVLDTCQALEKDGLAEIKWLNVDRQARIDLEHLEHLCSQGAALLCLMAANNEVGNIYPLETIGKIVKKHAVPWFCDGSQAVGKIPINFSDSGMIYLAISGHKLYAPKGIGALLIRKPYSPYPLFYGGAQERELRPGTLNTPGIVGLGEACALRDKEMERDEREIAQKRDRLQSLLAEQIPNLVINGDPNNRLAGNLHISIPDIPNSAIIARVRKQLAISTGAACSSGTPAPSHVLRAMQLRAPEIDGALRISLGKFTTQTDIDRAASLLINAVIQINQIA